The bacterium genome window below encodes:
- the hemE gene encoding uroporphyrinogen decarboxylase, with the protein MKNDLLLRAARREKTERTPVWMMRQAGRYLPEYRAVRAKADFLTLCRTPELAAEVTIQPVDLVGVDAAIIFSDILVIPEAMGMELLVEEGKGGPRFPSPLRSEADIAKLDAAAAPERLQYVYDALALTKKQLDDRVPLIGFAGAPWTLASYAVEGGGSKNFETVKGMLYDNPTALHALLEKLTKAVSEYLVLQTKAGADIVQIFDSWAGILSKDAFLEFSLPYMMQIIEHVKANSDVPVILFAKGANACFAEMASSGADVVGLDWTVDIGEVRSLIGAHVALQGNMDPVALYSSPDSIRAEVRRILEYFGNHPGHIFNLGHGILPTVPPAHAIAMIEAVKEISTELRAEEQE; encoded by the coding sequence ATGAAGAATGATCTGTTGTTGAGGGCGGCGAGACGGGAGAAAACGGAACGCACACCGGTGTGGATGATGCGGCAGGCGGGACGCTATCTGCCCGAGTACCGCGCGGTGCGCGCGAAGGCCGATTTCCTCACGCTGTGCCGTACGCCGGAGCTGGCGGCGGAAGTCACCATTCAGCCGGTGGATCTCGTGGGAGTGGACGCCGCGATCATTTTTTCCGACATCCTCGTCATTCCCGAAGCGATGGGTATGGAACTGCTGGTGGAGGAAGGAAAAGGCGGTCCGCGTTTCCCCTCTCCCCTGCGTTCGGAAGCCGACATCGCAAAGCTCGACGCCGCTGCGGCGCCCGAGCGTCTGCAGTATGTGTACGACGCGCTTGCGCTGACCAAGAAGCAGCTCGACGACCGCGTTCCGCTCATCGGTTTTGCCGGTGCACCGTGGACGCTGGCTTCGTACGCCGTCGAGGGCGGTGGTTCGAAAAACTTCGAAACCGTGAAGGGCATGCTGTACGACAATCCCACCGCCCTGCATGCGCTGCTCGAGAAACTGACGAAGGCTGTCAGCGAATACCTCGTGCTGCAGACAAAAGCAGGAGCGGACATCGTGCAGATTTTCGACTCCTGGGCGGGGATACTGAGCAAGGACGCCTTCCTCGAATTCTCCCTTCCCTACATGATGCAGATCATCGAGCATGTGAAAGCGAACAGCGACGTGCCGGTCATCCTTTTCGCCAAGGGCGCCAATGCCTGTTTCGCGGAAATGGCCAGCAGCGGCGCGGATGTGGTGGGACTCGATTGGACCGTGGACATCGGCGAGGTGCGCTCGCTGATCGGTGCGCATGTGGCGCTGCAGGGCAACATGGATCCCGTGGCGCTGTATTCCTCCCCCGACAGCATTCGCGCCGAAGTGCGCCGCATTCTCGAATATTTCGGGAATCATCCCGGACACATTTTCAATCTCGGCCACGGCATTCTGCCGACCGTGCCGCCCGCACACGCGATAGCCATGATCGAAGCAGTGAAAGAAATTTCCACCGAACTCCGCGCGGAAGAACAGGAATAA
- the hemC gene encoding hydroxymethylbilane synthase has translation MKTQLVIATRDSALALWQAEYVRDRLQKRFRSLEVKLLKLKTKGDKILDQALSKIGDKGLFTKEIENALLDGRAHIAVHSLKDLPTETPEGLRIAAITTREKVNDVLISKKWKSLEDLPEGAVIATGSLRRTAQLKHLRPDLEIVDIRGNLNTRMKKFRESKWDGMMLAYAGVERMGWANRIAQIIPTDLMLPAVGQGALGIEIRDDDEMTARYVRALNHDLTAAAAAAERALLHELEGGCQIPIGAWARMIDGKLTLDAMVASVDGTVRLDTRGTTQNPATAAALGRRVGRKLLANGAREILDAIRKEQG, from the coding sequence ATGAAAACACAGCTCGTCATCGCCACGCGCGACAGCGCACTCGCCCTCTGGCAGGCCGAATACGTTCGCGACCGCCTGCAGAAACGCTTCCGCAGCCTCGAAGTGAAGCTGCTCAAGCTCAAGACGAAAGGGGATAAAATCCTCGACCAGGCCCTGTCGAAAATCGGGGATAAAGGACTGTTCACCAAGGAAATCGAAAATGCGCTGCTCGATGGACGCGCGCATATCGCGGTGCACAGTCTCAAGGATCTGCCGACGGAGACACCTGAAGGACTCCGTATCGCGGCCATCACTACGCGCGAGAAGGTCAACGACGTGCTGATTTCGAAGAAATGGAAATCGCTTGAGGACCTCCCCGAAGGCGCGGTGATCGCCACGGGCAGTCTGCGTCGCACCGCGCAGCTCAAGCACCTGCGTCCCGATCTCGAAATCGTCGACATCCGCGGCAACCTGAATACGCGAATGAAGAAATTCCGGGAATCGAAATGGGACGGCATGATGCTCGCCTATGCCGGCGTCGAACGCATGGGCTGGGCCAATCGCATCGCGCAGATCATTCCAACCGACCTCATGCTTCCCGCCGTGGGACAGGGTGCGCTCGGCATCGAGATCCGCGACGACGACGAGATGACGGCGCGCTATGTGCGCGCGCTCAATCATGACCTCACCGCCGCCGCTGCCGCTGCGGAACGCGCGCTGCTGCACGAACTCGAAGGCGGCTGCCAGATTCCGATCGGCGCCTGGGCGCGCATGATTGACGGCAAACTGACGCTCGATGCCATGGTGGCTTCTGTCGACGGCACCGTGCGCCTCGATACGCGCGGCACAACGCAGAATCCCGCCACCGCCGCTGCACTGGGCAGGCGCGTGGGACGCAAGCTGCTCGCCAATGGCGCGCGCGAGATACTCGACGCCATCCGCAAGGAGCAGGGCTAG
- the hemA gene encoding glutamyl-tRNA reductase, with protein sequence MIYAVGVNHHTAPVELRECLHLTEEEIGDFLARYTGTLFQEASIVSTCNRTELYAVTMDDETDGQRLIDALRALRPEEKLKDEHFFRLFTCGAISHLFKVSSAIDSQILGDMQILAQVKHAYELSAERGSVGNIFNHAFMGALHAGKRVRAETAIGIGAVSISFAAVDLATKIFSDLHRKNVLIVGSGETSALAARHLLSKGAERMSITNRTWETAVTLAEELHAHPLRFESFSEVLSEFDIVVSATSATEPVITYDMVKSAMKKRQNRPLLMLDLAVPRDIDPKINTLGNVFLKDLDAIQNIIDQNLEQRRQELPRAESIVTEEVVNFFLWYNSLEATPTIQQLREKFEQVRAAEMQRFLNKIDPESVDAVEMLTRRIINKLLHPTMVGIRKPAQDSGELSNRIQLVRDLFDLSEEDAASDNQASQDS encoded by the coding sequence ATGATTTACGCTGTCGGCGTCAATCACCACACCGCTCCCGTTGAACTCCGGGAATGCCTGCATCTGACCGAGGAGGAAATCGGTGATTTCCTCGCGCGGTACACGGGCACGCTGTTTCAGGAAGCGAGCATTGTCTCCACCTGCAACCGCACGGAATTGTATGCGGTGACGATGGATGATGAGACTGATGGACAACGCCTGATCGATGCGTTGCGCGCGCTGCGTCCCGAAGAGAAGCTGAAGGATGAACATTTCTTCCGCCTCTTCACCTGCGGTGCGATTTCCCATCTGTTCAAGGTGTCGTCGGCCATCGATTCGCAGATCCTGGGAGACATGCAGATTCTCGCGCAGGTCAAACATGCGTACGAGCTTTCGGCCGAACGCGGCAGCGTAGGCAACATTTTCAACCATGCCTTCATGGGCGCGCTGCATGCGGGCAAACGCGTGCGCGCGGAAACCGCCATCGGTATCGGCGCGGTGTCCATCAGCTTCGCGGCGGTGGACCTCGCCACCAAGATTTTCTCCGACCTCCATCGCAAGAATGTGCTTATCGTCGGCTCGGGCGAAACTTCCGCCCTCGCAGCCCGGCACCTGCTGAGCAAAGGCGCCGAGCGTATGAGCATCACCAACCGCACCTGGGAAACTGCTGTCACGCTGGCCGAAGAACTGCATGCGCATCCGCTGCGCTTCGAAAGCTTCAGTGAGGTCCTCTCCGAATTCGACATCGTGGTGTCCGCCACCTCGGCCACTGAGCCGGTGATCACCTACGACATGGTGAAGTCGGCCATGAAGAAGCGGCAGAATCGTCCCCTGCTCATGCTCGATCTCGCGGTGCCGCGGGATATTGATCCGAAGATCAATACGCTGGGGAACGTGTTTCTCAAGGACCTTGACGCCATACAGAACATCATCGATCAGAATCTCGAACAGCGCCGGCAGGAACTGCCGCGGGCAGAATCCATCGTCACCGAGGAAGTGGTCAACTTCTTCCTCTGGTACAATTCGCTGGAAGCCACGCCCACCATTCAGCAGCTGCGCGAGAAATTCGAACAGGTGCGCGCCGCCGAGATGCAGCGTTTCCTCAACAAGATCGATCCCGAGTCCGTCGACGCCGTGGAAATGCTCACACGGCGCATCATCAATAAACTGCTGCATCCCACCATGGTCGGCATACGCAAGCCGGCGCAGGACAGTGGGGAACTCAGCAACCGCATTCAGCTCGTGCGCGACCTGTTCGACCTGAGCGAGGAGGATGCGGCTTCGGATAACCAAGCTTCACAGGATTCATGA
- a CDS encoding uroporphyrinogen-III synthase has translation MAKDGMHSVLYTRPEATPAFERILRDAGITAMRIPLIRIAAPESWSPLDDALARLAEYDGIILTSVQAVRWFARRLPDCGIEEHMLPPLHVVGAKTAAAVKEAGLHTQDIPSSYYGATLAEEMSDVRGKRYLQPTSDIARDELVQVLRERGADVDQVTAYRTLPALDADIEKLQQAAALHAFDCAAFFSPSAVRQFREALPQWTQLETRIAVIGDTTAAEAESRGLRVDIIAPQQTAESLAESIAEAMQDE, from the coding sequence ATGGCGAAGGACGGCATGCACAGCGTCCTTTACACCCGTCCCGAAGCGACGCCCGCATTCGAGCGCATACTGCGGGACGCCGGCATCACGGCGATGCGCATCCCGCTGATCCGCATCGCGGCACCGGAGTCGTGGTCGCCGCTGGATGACGCGCTCGCGAGGCTCGCCGAGTACGACGGCATTATTCTCACCAGCGTGCAGGCTGTGCGCTGGTTCGCGCGCCGATTGCCGGACTGCGGGATTGAAGAGCATATGCTTCCACCGCTGCATGTGGTGGGAGCCAAAACCGCCGCAGCAGTGAAAGAGGCAGGATTGCACACGCAGGACATCCCCTCCTCCTACTACGGCGCAACGCTGGCCGAGGAAATGTCCGACGTACGCGGCAAGCGCTACCTACAGCCGACATCGGATATCGCTCGCGATGAACTCGTGCAGGTCCTTCGCGAGCGCGGAGCCGACGTCGACCAGGTCACCGCCTATCGTACGCTGCCTGCACTGGACGCCGATATTGAGAAGCTGCAGCAGGCTGCCGCGCTGCACGCTTTCGACTGCGCCGCATTTTTTTCGCCCTCGGCCGTGCGGCAGTTTCGCGAGGCGCTCCCGCAGTGGACGCAGCTCGAAACGCGCATCGCCGTCATCGGCGACACCACAGCGGCCGAAGCCGAATCCCGCGGACTCCGGGTCGACATCATCGCCCCGCAACAAACCGCGGAATCCCTGGCGGAGAGCATCGCCGAGGCGATGCAGGACGAATGA
- a CDS encoding cytochrome c biogenesis protein has translation MIHLLNSIAEVLLPVGYVLTSFMYAMDFQRCDAISGKWKTRLLLGTVTTHFLYIGMHTAEYGRCMVTTPFEIMSLIAFTLALTYTVLELRTGERGTGVFILTMAAVLELVSSVVMKLPSSGDPNPVLSNMGVGFHVSFAIFGYAGFALGAMHGVMYLLMYRELKSGGFGSIYKNLPSLETLENMTVLSSLVGFLFLTVSMGIGVISLPLVYDNFSYHDPKLIATGISWLLYAAMLLAHYVMKVDGKSIVKIAIGGFAFAIVSMTVVNAFLSEFHRFM, from the coding sequence CGATGGATTTCCAGCGCTGCGATGCGATTTCCGGGAAATGGAAGACGCGGCTGCTGCTGGGCACCGTGACCACGCATTTCCTCTATATCGGCATGCATACGGCGGAATATGGACGCTGCATGGTGACGACACCGTTCGAAATCATGTCGCTGATCGCCTTTACGCTGGCGCTGACCTATACGGTACTGGAGCTGCGCACGGGCGAGCGTGGGACGGGAGTGTTCATACTCACCATGGCTGCGGTGCTGGAGCTGGTGTCCTCCGTCGTCATGAAGCTGCCGAGCTCGGGCGATCCGAATCCCGTGCTTTCCAACATGGGTGTTGGATTCCACGTCAGTTTCGCCATTTTTGGCTATGCGGGCTTCGCCCTCGGCGCCATGCACGGCGTGATGTATCTGCTGATGTATCGCGAGCTGAAAAGCGGCGGCTTCGGTTCGATTTACAAGAACCTCCCCTCGCTCGAAACCCTGGAGAACATGACGGTGCTCTCGTCCCTCGTTGGATTCCTTTTCCTCACTGTCTCCATGGGCATCGGCGTGATCTCGCTTCCGCTCGTATATGATAATTTCTCGTATCACGACCCCAAACTCATCGCGACGGGCATTTCCTGGCTGCTGTATGCCGCCATGCTGCTCGCGCATTACGTGATGAAAGTCGACGGAAAGAGCATCGTGAAAATCGCCATCGGCGGTTTCGCCTTCGCCATTGTGTCGATGACGGTCGTCAATGCGTTTCTCAGTGAATTCCACCGTTTCATGTGA